Proteins encoded by one window of Moorella humiferrea:
- a CDS encoding UDP-N-acetylmuramoyl-tripeptide--D-alanyl-D-alanine ligase: MLTAAAGEVCAAVGGKLLAGRETTMIKGVGLDSRIIQPGMLFIAVKGARFDGHDFIGAALDKGAAAAMGRYFPGEIRDRLHPEQALIQVEDTLEALQRLAAFHRQKNFSGILIGVTGSSGKTTTKNLVAAVVGAAMKVLKTPGNFNNEIGLPLTLLNLSPEHEAAVVEMAMRGRGEIAALCAIARPTMGIITNIGTAHLERLGSVAAIAAAKGELLAALPRDGTAVLNGDDHWCRRLAANCPCRVVFYGIHRQADVMAVDIASLGERGTAFTALFPHGSVRVHLPVPGLHNVYDALAALAAGYVLNINPEAMARRLEEWPAENLRQELRPGPGGCLVFNDAYNANPDSMKAALQALSSLPGRKVAVLGDMYELGPEAPRLHREVGSFAAGCGLFRLITVGGLAREIAVGAIAAGMDPEGVFICGDHREAAKRLEGLGPGDVVLFKGSRLAGMEQVLEVWEGEVDG, translated from the coding sequence ATGCTAACGGCTGCGGCAGGGGAAGTGTGCGCCGCCGTCGGGGGAAAGCTGCTGGCCGGCAGAGAAACGACGATGATTAAAGGTGTCGGCCTAGACAGCCGAATTATTCAACCGGGGATGCTTTTCATCGCCGTTAAGGGGGCCAGATTTGACGGTCATGATTTTATCGGCGCGGCCCTGGACAAAGGGGCGGCGGCGGCGATGGGGCGGTATTTTCCGGGAGAAATAAGGGACCGCCTGCACCCAGAACAGGCCTTGATTCAGGTGGAAGATACCCTGGAAGCCCTGCAGCGCCTGGCCGCCTTCCACCGGCAGAAAAATTTTTCCGGGATTCTTATCGGCGTTACCGGTTCAAGCGGTAAAACTACGACGAAGAATCTGGTGGCCGCCGTTGTGGGGGCCGCAATGAAGGTCTTAAAGACGCCGGGTAATTTTAATAATGAAATCGGCCTGCCCCTGACCCTTTTAAACCTGTCTCCCGAACATGAAGCCGCCGTGGTGGAGATGGCCATGCGAGGGCGAGGGGAAATCGCCGCCCTCTGCGCCATCGCCCGTCCGACCATGGGCATTATTACCAACATCGGTACGGCCCACCTGGAACGCCTGGGGTCGGTGGCCGCCATAGCCGCGGCCAAGGGGGAACTGCTGGCAGCCCTTCCCCGGGACGGGACGGCCGTTTTAAACGGGGACGACCATTGGTGCCGCCGGCTGGCGGCGAACTGTCCCTGCCGGGTGGTGTTTTACGGCATCCACAGGCAGGCGGACGTGATGGCCGTGGATATCGCCTCCCTGGGGGAACGGGGAACGGCCTTTACCGCCCTTTTTCCCCATGGCTCCGTCCGGGTCCACCTTCCGGTACCGGGCCTGCACAATGTTTATGACGCCCTGGCCGCCCTGGCAGCAGGTTATGTCTTAAATATAAATCCTGAAGCCATGGCGCGGCGGCTTGAGGAATGGCCGGCGGAAAACCTGCGCCAGGAGCTGCGTCCGGGACCGGGAGGGTGTCTCGTTTTTAACGACGCCTACAACGCCAATCCCGATTCCATGAAAGCAGCCTTACAGGCCCTGTCGTCCCTGCCGGGTCGCAAGGTGGCCGTTTTAGGCGATATGTATGAACTGGGCCCGGAGGCTCCGCGGCTTCACCGGGAGGTGGGCAGCTTTGCTGCGGGATGCGGCCTTTTCCGCCTGATTACCGTGGGAGGGTTGGCCAGGGAGATAGCCGTCGGGGCGATTGCTGCCGGGATGGACCCGGAGGGGGTTTTCATCTGCGGCGATCACCGGGAGGCGGCGAAGCGCCTTGAAGGCCTGGGGCCGGGGGATGTCGTGCTTTTTAAAGGCTCCCGCCTGGCGGGTATGGAGCAGGTACTTGAAGTATGGGAGGGGGAGGTGGATGGGTGA
- the ftsL gene encoding cell division protein FtsL, with protein sequence MLAAPAQELAYKLDAVHRPAAGERRPRPRAKGKPGHKILLLGLVLLAVGLAFAKTYLAVQVIIKGYELEALKKEIDTIQKENERLQLEVARLKAPERIASVATTRLGMVEPQEGQLCYVAGKTVPGKQTQVATSTPPEPVEEAGTPPRHSWLAAFSQALQKWLEPAQTAGTNG encoded by the coding sequence ATGTTAGCAGCACCGGCGCAGGAACTGGCCTATAAGTTAGACGCGGTTCATAGACCGGCGGCAGGGGAGAGGAGACCCCGGCCGCGTGCGAAAGGGAAGCCCGGGCATAAAATTTTATTATTGGGCCTGGTACTGCTGGCAGTCGGCCTCGCCTTTGCGAAAACCTACCTGGCGGTGCAGGTGATAATCAAGGGATATGAACTGGAGGCCCTGAAAAAAGAAATCGATACTATACAAAAGGAAAATGAACGACTACAATTAGAGGTGGCCCGCTTGAAGGCACCGGAGCGGATAGCTTCCGTGGCAACCACGCGGCTGGGAATGGTGGAACCGCAGGAAGGCCAGCTCTGTTACGTTGCCGGGAAAACCGTGCCGGGGAAGCAGACGCAGGTGGCGACCTCCACACCACCGGAACCGGTGGAGGAAGCCGGGACACCGCCACGGCACTCCTGGCTGGCGGCCTTTTCCCAGGCCCTGCAGAAATGGCTGGAGCCGGCGCAGACGGCCGGGACGAATGGTTAG
- a CDS encoding UDP-N-acetylmuramoyl-L-alanyl-D-glutamate--2,6-diaminopimelate ligase: MTLEELTEGVVVKARGGEQRTPLKGIHYDSRKVEPGFLFVAVKGFTTDGHRYISDALARGAVAVVLEEKVPLPPGVPWVQVEESRRALGLLAARFYSYPSRMVRLIGVTGTNGKTTTTHLIQAVLEAAGRPTGLVGTIFNRMGERVLPAVHTTPESLELQELLNRFVGLGARYVVMEVSSHALALHRVAGAEFDAAVFTNLTQDHLDFHRDMEDYFQAKARLFRNLNNGVKNGPKYAVINGDDAYGQRLKDLTPVPVITYGLSPACHVRALDIRLEANGAACRLLWPGGETELKLQLTGRFNIYNALAAFTVALQEGLEPREIAAALSRVAGVPGRLEQVRQGQPFTVVVDYAHTPDGLENVLTAARQVTRGRLIVVFGCGGNRDRGKRPLMGKTAARLSDYLIITSDNPRNEEPEAIIADILPGVKEVPGARFDVVVDRRRAIARALSMAREGDMVVIAGKGHETYQIVKGEILPFDDRQVAREELAALGYTGEGRPC, translated from the coding sequence TTGACCCTGGAGGAGTTGACAGAAGGGGTTGTTGTTAAAGCCAGGGGCGGTGAGCAGCGGACCCCTTTAAAGGGTATCCATTATGACTCCCGGAAGGTTGAACCCGGTTTTCTTTTTGTTGCCGTCAAAGGTTTTACGACCGACGGCCATCGTTATATAAGCGACGCCCTGGCCCGAGGTGCCGTCGCCGTTGTATTAGAGGAAAAAGTTCCCCTGCCGCCCGGCGTGCCCTGGGTGCAGGTTGAAGAAAGCCGCCGCGCTCTGGGTCTTCTTGCGGCCCGGTTTTACAGTTATCCTAGCCGGATGGTGCGCCTCATCGGCGTAACCGGCACCAACGGCAAGACTACCACCACCCACCTCATCCAGGCGGTGCTGGAAGCGGCCGGGAGGCCGACTGGCTTGGTGGGAACTATCTTTAACCGCATGGGCGAGAGGGTTTTACCTGCCGTCCATACTACCCCGGAATCCCTGGAACTGCAGGAACTCCTGAACCGCTTCGTCGGCCTGGGGGCCCGGTATGTCGTCATGGAAGTTTCTTCCCATGCCCTGGCCCTGCACCGGGTGGCGGGAGCGGAGTTCGATGCAGCCGTGTTTACCAACCTGACCCAGGATCACCTTGACTTCCACCGGGATATGGAGGACTATTTTCAGGCCAAGGCCCGTCTTTTCCGTAACCTGAATAACGGCGTTAAAAACGGCCCCAAATACGCCGTGATTAACGGGGACGATGCCTACGGCCAACGTTTAAAGGACCTTACTCCGGTTCCGGTCATCACTTACGGATTAAGTCCCGCGTGCCATGTGCGGGCCCTGGACATCAGGTTAGAAGCAAATGGTGCCGCCTGTCGGCTCCTCTGGCCCGGGGGGGAAACGGAGTTGAAACTTCAACTTACCGGCCGCTTTAATATCTACAATGCCCTGGCCGCCTTTACCGTGGCCCTGCAGGAAGGGCTTGAGCCCCGGGAAATTGCGGCAGCCTTAAGCCGGGTGGCCGGCGTGCCCGGCCGTCTGGAGCAGGTGCGTCAGGGTCAGCCCTTCACCGTGGTAGTTGATTATGCCCATACTCCCGACGGCCTCGAAAACGTCCTGACGGCGGCCCGCCAGGTAACCCGGGGTCGCTTGATCGTCGTCTTCGGCTGCGGCGGCAACCGCGATCGCGGCAAACGCCCCCTGATGGGCAAGACTGCCGCCCGATTGAGCGATTACTTAATTATTACTTCCGATAATCCCCGCAATGAAGAACCAGAGGCCATTATCGCCGACATTCTCCCCGGGGTAAAGGAGGTACCCGGTGCCCGCTTTGACGTGGTAGTCGACCGGCGCCGGGCCATTGCCAGGGCCCTGTCAATGGCCCGGGAGGGGGATATGGTGGTCATAGCGGGTAAGGGGCATGAAACCTATCAAATAGTTAAGGGGGAGATTTTACCCTTTGACGATCGCCAGGTGGCCAGGGAGGAACTGGCCGCCCTGGGCTATACGGGGGAGGGAAGGCCATGCTAA
- a CDS encoding stage V sporulation protein D, translating into METNINIRKRLAFVFFLLAMGLTAVIFRLAWLQLVKGNELQQKALENRLNPMPVTAQRGVIYDRNRHELAISIATDYIGAFPPEIKESGRAEEIAAKLSAILGIPTDKILEKITRNTGFEFIERQVEFDKAQKIKDLKLPGIEVVPESRRYYPNGMLAAHVLGFAGIDNQGLEGLEAMYDKELSGEDGKIVLEFDALGHEIPRATHRYIPPQNGHSLVLTIDQTIQYIAERELDKIMASPTKPRKANIVVMDPKTGEILAMASRPAFDPNNYGKYPNSVWGNPLVRDAYEPGSAFKIITAAAALEEGVVSPTDRFYDPGYIKVGPDTINCWLPGGHGSESFVEGVKNSCNPVFVQVALRLEEKKAGLFYDYIKAFGFGAPTGIDITGEGTGLLIPFNELKPINIATIGIGQGIAVTPIQLITAVAAVANGGQLVRPHLVKEILDNKGNVVKKYEPEVIRRVISPATAKRLSEMLEAVVSEGTGRNAYIPGYRVGGKTGTAQKAGPGGYMEGKYVASFIGFAPVNDPRLVALVTIDEPQGYPYYGGTVAAPIFQRVVSDALHYLKVPPQYDSGKKEGEVSPAPVTVPNVIGKDLAAARVELEKAGLAVRVEGGSGEVIAQVPKGGAVVPAGTHVILYLKGDPAKPLVPDVAGLRVNDAAAVLEAYGLILVPDGSGQAAGQDPPAGTAVPPGTKVRVRFIEPSLETMGP; encoded by the coding sequence ATGGAGACAAATATCAATATCCGTAAACGCCTGGCATTTGTTTTTTTTCTTTTGGCCATGGGCCTTACAGCGGTTATATTCAGGCTGGCATGGCTGCAGCTAGTTAAAGGAAACGAGTTGCAGCAAAAGGCCCTGGAAAACCGCCTCAATCCCATGCCGGTGACGGCCCAGCGGGGGGTTATTTACGACCGCAACCGGCATGAACTGGCCATCAGCATCGCCACCGACTATATCGGCGCTTTTCCTCCGGAGATAAAGGAGTCGGGCAGGGCCGAGGAGATCGCCGCCAAATTAAGCGCCATCCTGGGAATACCGACCGATAAAATCCTTGAAAAAATAACCCGCAACACCGGTTTTGAATTTATCGAGCGGCAGGTAGAATTTGATAAGGCGCAAAAGATTAAGGATTTAAAGCTGCCGGGAATTGAAGTGGTGCCGGAAAGCCGGCGCTATTATCCCAACGGGATGCTGGCGGCCCATGTACTGGGTTTTGCCGGCATCGACAACCAGGGGCTGGAAGGCTTAGAGGCCATGTATGACAAAGAACTGTCCGGGGAGGACGGTAAAATCGTCCTGGAGTTCGACGCCCTGGGCCACGAAATTCCCCGTGCCACCCACCGCTATATACCTCCCCAGAACGGTCACAGCCTTGTCCTGACCATCGACCAGACCATCCAGTATATAGCCGAGCGCGAGCTAGACAAGATCATGGCCAGCCCTACTAAACCCCGCAAGGCCAATATCGTCGTCATGGACCCGAAAACCGGGGAAATACTGGCCATGGCCAGCCGTCCGGCCTTTGATCCCAACAACTACGGCAAATATCCCAACAGCGTATGGGGCAATCCCCTGGTCAGGGACGCCTATGAACCCGGTTCGGCCTTTAAGATTATTACCGCCGCCGCCGCCCTGGAAGAGGGCGTCGTCAGCCCCACGGATCGCTTTTACGATCCGGGTTATATTAAAGTGGGTCCGGATACCATAAACTGCTGGCTGCCAGGCGGCCACGGCAGCGAATCCTTTGTTGAAGGGGTCAAGAATTCCTGCAATCCCGTCTTCGTCCAGGTGGCCCTGAGGCTGGAAGAAAAGAAAGCCGGACTTTTTTATGATTACATCAAGGCCTTCGGCTTCGGCGCGCCCACTGGTATTGACATAACGGGCGAGGGAACGGGGTTATTGATCCCATTTAACGAATTAAAGCCCATTAACATTGCCACCATCGGCATCGGCCAGGGTATCGCCGTAACCCCCATTCAATTGATTACCGCCGTCGCCGCGGTGGCCAACGGCGGGCAGCTTGTCCGTCCCCATCTGGTTAAAGAAATCCTGGACAATAAAGGGAACGTCGTTAAAAAGTATGAGCCGGAGGTAATCCGCCGGGTCATCTCGCCGGCAACGGCCAAGCGTTTGAGTGAAATGCTGGAAGCGGTCGTCAGCGAAGGGACCGGTCGCAACGCCTATATTCCCGGCTACCGGGTAGGCGGCAAAACGGGTACAGCCCAGAAGGCCGGCCCCGGAGGGTATATGGAAGGGAAATATGTGGCTTCCTTTATCGGTTTCGCCCCTGTTAACGATCCCCGCCTGGTGGCCCTGGTGACCATTGACGAACCCCAGGGGTACCCTTATTACGGCGGTACCGTGGCCGCCCCCATATTCCAGCGGGTGGTGAGCGATGCCCTTCACTACCTCAAAGTACCGCCCCAGTATGACAGCGGGAAAAAAGAAGGGGAGGTATCCCCGGCGCCGGTTACCGTCCCTAATGTCATCGGCAAGGATCTGGCCGCAGCCCGGGTCGAACTGGAAAAGGCGGGCCTGGCGGTACGGGTGGAAGGCGGCAGCGGCGAGGTGATTGCCCAGGTTCCTAAAGGAGGGGCCGTTGTGCCGGCGGGCACCCACGTTATCCTCTATCTTAAGGGCGATCCCGCCAAACCGCTGGTGCCGGACGTTGCCGGTCTGAGGGTCAACGATGCGGCCGCCGTCCTTGAGGCCTACGGCCTCATCCTGGTACCCGACGGTAGCGGTCAAGCGGCCGGCCAGGATCCGCCGGCGGGAACGGCCGTACCCCCCGGGACGAAAGTTAGAGTCAGGTTTATCGAGCCCTCCCTGGAAACCATGGGACCGTAG